One Pleuronectes platessa chromosome 9, fPlePla1.1, whole genome shotgun sequence genomic region harbors:
- the cers1 gene encoding ceramide synthase 1 isoform X1 gives MSPHTGDAGSEVEPMPGYLDLIARASSTMLGAWRDCSACGLELSKRTLLDNAYITWSEIALFFFCAFLWTQVRRGLTERLFQPLAQWCRLLPKDATKMPESAWKLVFYSLSWSYTSYLLFFSSYSFFHDPPSVFYNWQSGMSVPTDIAIAYLIQGSFYGHSIYATVYMDAWRKDSSVMVVHHIITLALICFSYAFRYHNVGILVLFLHDINDIQLEFTKLNVYLKTRGGGYHLLNDILSNMGSVSFSITWFWFRLYWFPLKVLYATCVSSLQSVPNIPFYFFFNTLLLTLLLMNIYWFLFIVVFVVKVLKVKEVNDVREYEEEDGSKAAAAAGLHRNPQAANKDADDAGHHNSAQGKHVQNGVTKEKHL, from the exons ATGAGCCCTCACACCGGGGACGCCGGCTCGGAAGTGGAGCCCATGCCGGGATACTTGGACCTCATCGCCCGAGCCTCCTCCACCATGCTGGGCGCGTGGAGGGACTGCAGCGCCTGCGGTCTGGAGCTCTCCAAACGGACTCTCCTGGATAACGCCTACATTACCTGGAGCGAAATCGCCCTGTTCTTCTTTTGCGCCTTTTTGTGGACGCAGGTCAGGCGGGGACTGACAGAACGTCTGTTTCAG CCTTTAGCACAGTGGTGCAGGCTGCTGCCCAAAGATGCTACCAAGATGCCGGAGAGTGCGTGGAAGCTGGTCTTCTACAGCCTGTCGTGGTCCTACACCTCCTACCtgctcttcttcagctcctaCTCCTTTTTCCACGACCCGCCATCTGTCTTCTACA ACTGGCAGAGCGGTATGTCAGTGCCTACAGATATCGCCATCGCCTACCTGATCCAGGGCAGCTTCTACGGCCACTCCATCTACGCCACAGTCTACATGGACGCGTGGAGAAAGGACTCCTCCGTCATGGTGGTGCACCACATCATCACGCTGGCACTTATCTGCTTCTCCTACGCCTTCAG ATATCACAACGTGGGGATCCTGGTGTTGTTCCTCCATGACATCAATGACATCCAGCTGGAGTTCACCAAGCTCAACGTCTACCTGAAGACCAGAGGGGGAGGCTACCACCTGCTCAACGACATCCTGTCCAACATGGGCTCTGTCAGCTTCAGCATCACTTG GTTCTGGTTCCGTCTCTACTGGTTCCCTCTCAAAGTGCTGTATGCCACGTGTGTGTCCAGCCTCCAGTCCGTGCCCAACATCcccttctacttcttcttcaacACTCTTCTCCTCACCCTGCTGCTCATGAACATCTACTGGTTCTTG TTCATCGTTGTGTTCGTGGTGAAGGTGTTAAAGGTGAAGGAGGTAAATGATGTCAGGGAGTATGAGGAAGAGGACGGCAGCAAGGCGGCTGCAGCGGCAGGTCTTCACAGAAACCCTCAGGCAGCAAACAAGGATGCTGATGATGCTGGACATCACAACTCTGCCCAGGG gaagcACGTGCAGAACGGGGTCACCAAAGAGAAGCATCTATAA
- the cers1 gene encoding ceramide synthase 1 isoform X2, whose translation MPLKCGRRRQSKRMGQSPLAQWCRLLPKDATKMPESAWKLVFYSLSWSYTSYLLFFSSYSFFHDPPSVFYNWQSGMSVPTDIAIAYLIQGSFYGHSIYATVYMDAWRKDSSVMVVHHIITLALICFSYAFRYHNVGILVLFLHDINDIQLEFTKLNVYLKTRGGGYHLLNDILSNMGSVSFSITWFWFRLYWFPLKVLYATCVSSLQSVPNIPFYFFFNTLLLTLLLMNIYWFLFIVVFVVKVLKVKEVNDVREYEEEDGSKAAAAAGLHRNPQAANKDADDAGHHNSAQGKHVQNGVTKEKHL comes from the exons ATGCCGCTTAAGTGTGGCAGAAGGCGGCAAAGCAAAAGGATGGGGCAATCG CCTTTAGCACAGTGGTGCAGGCTGCTGCCCAAAGATGCTACCAAGATGCCGGAGAGTGCGTGGAAGCTGGTCTTCTACAGCCTGTCGTGGTCCTACACCTCCTACCtgctcttcttcagctcctaCTCCTTTTTCCACGACCCGCCATCTGTCTTCTACA ACTGGCAGAGCGGTATGTCAGTGCCTACAGATATCGCCATCGCCTACCTGATCCAGGGCAGCTTCTACGGCCACTCCATCTACGCCACAGTCTACATGGACGCGTGGAGAAAGGACTCCTCCGTCATGGTGGTGCACCACATCATCACGCTGGCACTTATCTGCTTCTCCTACGCCTTCAG ATATCACAACGTGGGGATCCTGGTGTTGTTCCTCCATGACATCAATGACATCCAGCTGGAGTTCACCAAGCTCAACGTCTACCTGAAGACCAGAGGGGGAGGCTACCACCTGCTCAACGACATCCTGTCCAACATGGGCTCTGTCAGCTTCAGCATCACTTG GTTCTGGTTCCGTCTCTACTGGTTCCCTCTCAAAGTGCTGTATGCCACGTGTGTGTCCAGCCTCCAGTCCGTGCCCAACATCcccttctacttcttcttcaacACTCTTCTCCTCACCCTGCTGCTCATGAACATCTACTGGTTCTTG TTCATCGTTGTGTTCGTGGTGAAGGTGTTAAAGGTGAAGGAGGTAAATGATGTCAGGGAGTATGAGGAAGAGGACGGCAGCAAGGCGGCTGCAGCGGCAGGTCTTCACAGAAACCCTCAGGCAGCAAACAAGGATGCTGATGATGCTGGACATCACAACTCTGCCCAGGG gaagcACGTGCAGAACGGGGTCACCAAAGAGAAGCATCTATAA
- the ncln gene encoding BOS complex subunit ncln isoform X1, whose protein sequence is MFEEASEVFDNMFKSSFPLTFIVFIPAVLILVSPLPAEAAHEFTVYRMQQYDLQGQPYGTRNAILNTEARTVEAEVLSRRCVIMRLADFSYDKYQKALRQSAGAVVITLPKNMSAMPQDIVQQFMELEPEMLATETIVPVYFAMEDDELLSIYTQTLTSSSSQGSLSAAEVLLHTATANGFQMVTSGAQSKAVNDWAITSLEGRLAGVGGEDLPTIVIVSHYDSFGVAPWLSYGADSNGSGVSMLLELARLFSKLYTYKRTHAGYNLLFFVSGGGKFNYQGTKRWLEENLDHTDSSLLQDNVAFVLCLDTLGNGDSMHLHVSKPPKEGTPQYSLLKELETVVNSQYPEVKFSMVHKKINLADDMLAWEHERFGIRRLPAFTLSHLASHRLAERSSIMDSRPHVDVNKLSRNTKVVAEALARVIYNLTEKGAPGDLQIFTEQMQVQEEQLSAVVDWLTAQPRAAQLLDKDSSVVSTLEYHLGRYLKDVKRHYVKADKRDPEFVFYDQLKQTMNAYRVKPAIFDLLLAVCIAAYLGVMYLAILNFGVLYSVVRRITQPKAKVH, encoded by the exons ATGTTCGAGGAGGCGAGTGAGGTGTTCGACAACATGTTCAAGTCGTCGTTTCCCCTCACCTTCATCGTGTTTATCCCCGCGGTGCTCATCCTGGTGTCACCGCTCCCGGCCGAGGCGGCACATGAGTTCACGGTGTACCGCATGCAGCAGTACGACCTGCAGGGACAGCCTTACG GTACCAGGAACGCCATCCTGAACACCGAGGCTCGTACTGTGGAGGCAGAGGTACTAAGTCGTCGCTGTGTTATCATGCGACTGGCGGACTTCTCCTACGACAAGTACCAGAAAGCCCTGCGCCAGTCGGCGGGAGCTGTGGTCATCACGCTGCCCAAGAACATGTCTGCTATGCCCCAGGACATAGTGCag CAGTTTATGGAGCTGGAGCCAGAGATGTTAGCAACTGAGACCATCGTCCCCGTGTACTTTGCCATGGAGGACGATGAGCTGCTGTCCATCTACACCCAGACCCTGACCTCGTCCTCCTCACAGGGCTCCTTGTCAGCTGCTGAAG TGCTGCTGCACACGGCCACAGCAAATGGCTTCCAGATGGTCACCAGTGGAGCTCAGAGCAAAGCAGTCAATGACTGGGCCATCACCAGTTTAGAG GGTCGTTTGGCTGGAGTGGGAGGAGAGGACCTGCCCACTATCGTGATAGTGTCCCACTACGACTCGTTTGGTGTTGCTCCA TGGCTGTCGTACGGCGCCGACTCGAACGGCAGTGGAGTGTCCATGTTACTAGAGCTGGCTCGTCTCTTCTCGAAGCTCTACACCTACAAGAGGACACACGCTGG GTACAACCTGCTGTTCTTTGTGTCGGGTGGAGGCAAGTTTAATTATCAGGGCACCAAACGTTGGCTGGAGGAGAATTTGGATCACACAG ACTCCAGTCTGCTGCAGGACAACGTGGCCTTCGTGTTGTGTCTGGACACTCTGGGGAACGGAGACTCCATGCACCTCCATGTGTCCAAACCTCCTAAAGAGGGAACTCCACAGTATTCTCTGCTCAAAGAGCTGGAGACG gtgGTGAACAGTCAGTACCCGGAGGTCAAGTTCTCCATGGTCCACAAGAAAATCAACCTGGCCGACGACATGCTGGCCTGGGAGCACGAGCGCTTCGGGATCCGCCGGCTGCCGGCCTTCACCCTGTCGCACCTGGCCTCGCACCGCCTGGCTGAGCGCTCCAGCATCATGGACTCGCG GCCACACGTCGATGTAAATAAACTTAGCAGGAACACCAAGGTGGTAGCAGAGGCACTGGCCAGGGTCATCTACAACCTCACAGAGAAG GGGGCCCCTGGAGACCTGCAGATCTTCACCGAACAAATG CAGGTTCAGGAGGAGCAGTTATCGGCGGTGGTGGACTGGCTCACGGCGCAGCCACGTGCCGCTCAGCTGCTGGACAAAGACAGCAGCGTGGTGTCCACCCTGGAGTATCACCTCGGACGTTACCTCAAGGACGTCAAGAGACACTATGTCAAAGCTGACAAAAG ggaTCCAGAGTTTGTTTTCTATGACCAGCTCAAACAAACGATGAATGCTTACAG agtGAAGCCTGCTATCTTTGACCTGCTGCTGGCTGTCTGCATCGCAGCCTACTTAGGGGTGATGTACCTAGCCATCCTG AATTTCGGAGTCCTCTACAGCGTCGTCCGCAGAATCACTCAACCCAAGGCGAAGGTCCACTAA
- the ncln gene encoding BOS complex subunit ncln isoform X2, with amino-acid sequence MFEEASEVFDNMFKSSFPLTFIVFIPAVLILVSPLPAEAAHEFTVYRMQQYDLQGQPYGTRNAILNTEARTVEAEVLSRRCVIMRLADFSYDKYQKALRQSAGAVVITLPKNMSAMPQDIVQQFMELEPEMLATETIVPVYFAMEDDELLSIYTQTLTSSSSQGSLSAAEVLLHTATANGFQMVTSGAQSKAVNDWAITSLEGRLAGVGGEDLPTIVIVSHYDSFGVAPWLSYGADSNGSGVSMLLELARLFSKLYTYKRTHAGYNLLFFVSGGGKFNYQGTKRWLEENLDHTDSSLLQDNVAFVLCLDTLGNGDSMHLHVSKPPKEGTPQYSLLKELETVVNSQYPEVKFSMVHKKINLADDMLAWEHERFGIRRLPAFTLSHLASHRLAERSSIMDSRPHVDVNKLSRNTKVVAEALARVIYNLTEKGAPGDLQIFTEQMVQEEQLSAVVDWLTAQPRAAQLLDKDSSVVSTLEYHLGRYLKDVKRHYVKADKRDPEFVFYDQLKQTMNAYRVKPAIFDLLLAVCIAAYLGVMYLAILNFGVLYSVVRRITQPKAKVH; translated from the exons ATGTTCGAGGAGGCGAGTGAGGTGTTCGACAACATGTTCAAGTCGTCGTTTCCCCTCACCTTCATCGTGTTTATCCCCGCGGTGCTCATCCTGGTGTCACCGCTCCCGGCCGAGGCGGCACATGAGTTCACGGTGTACCGCATGCAGCAGTACGACCTGCAGGGACAGCCTTACG GTACCAGGAACGCCATCCTGAACACCGAGGCTCGTACTGTGGAGGCAGAGGTACTAAGTCGTCGCTGTGTTATCATGCGACTGGCGGACTTCTCCTACGACAAGTACCAGAAAGCCCTGCGCCAGTCGGCGGGAGCTGTGGTCATCACGCTGCCCAAGAACATGTCTGCTATGCCCCAGGACATAGTGCag CAGTTTATGGAGCTGGAGCCAGAGATGTTAGCAACTGAGACCATCGTCCCCGTGTACTTTGCCATGGAGGACGATGAGCTGCTGTCCATCTACACCCAGACCCTGACCTCGTCCTCCTCACAGGGCTCCTTGTCAGCTGCTGAAG TGCTGCTGCACACGGCCACAGCAAATGGCTTCCAGATGGTCACCAGTGGAGCTCAGAGCAAAGCAGTCAATGACTGGGCCATCACCAGTTTAGAG GGTCGTTTGGCTGGAGTGGGAGGAGAGGACCTGCCCACTATCGTGATAGTGTCCCACTACGACTCGTTTGGTGTTGCTCCA TGGCTGTCGTACGGCGCCGACTCGAACGGCAGTGGAGTGTCCATGTTACTAGAGCTGGCTCGTCTCTTCTCGAAGCTCTACACCTACAAGAGGACACACGCTGG GTACAACCTGCTGTTCTTTGTGTCGGGTGGAGGCAAGTTTAATTATCAGGGCACCAAACGTTGGCTGGAGGAGAATTTGGATCACACAG ACTCCAGTCTGCTGCAGGACAACGTGGCCTTCGTGTTGTGTCTGGACACTCTGGGGAACGGAGACTCCATGCACCTCCATGTGTCCAAACCTCCTAAAGAGGGAACTCCACAGTATTCTCTGCTCAAAGAGCTGGAGACG gtgGTGAACAGTCAGTACCCGGAGGTCAAGTTCTCCATGGTCCACAAGAAAATCAACCTGGCCGACGACATGCTGGCCTGGGAGCACGAGCGCTTCGGGATCCGCCGGCTGCCGGCCTTCACCCTGTCGCACCTGGCCTCGCACCGCCTGGCTGAGCGCTCCAGCATCATGGACTCGCG GCCACACGTCGATGTAAATAAACTTAGCAGGAACACCAAGGTGGTAGCAGAGGCACTGGCCAGGGTCATCTACAACCTCACAGAGAAG GGGGCCCCTGGAGACCTGCAGATCTTCACCGAACAAATG GTTCAGGAGGAGCAGTTATCGGCGGTGGTGGACTGGCTCACGGCGCAGCCACGTGCCGCTCAGCTGCTGGACAAAGACAGCAGCGTGGTGTCCACCCTGGAGTATCACCTCGGACGTTACCTCAAGGACGTCAAGAGACACTATGTCAAAGCTGACAAAAG ggaTCCAGAGTTTGTTTTCTATGACCAGCTCAAACAAACGATGAATGCTTACAG agtGAAGCCTGCTATCTTTGACCTGCTGCTGGCTGTCTGCATCGCAGCCTACTTAGGGGTGATGTACCTAGCCATCCTG AATTTCGGAGTCCTCTACAGCGTCGTCCGCAGAATCACTCAACCCAAGGCGAAGGTCCACTAA